A DNA window from Kiritimatiellia bacterium contains the following coding sequences:
- a CDS encoding GntR family transcriptional regulator, with amino-acid sequence MKIDLQVQAADPVHVQIERVLRRRIQKGELAPRQRLPSTDELVSRWRVSRDAVQRALSALARDGWIERKPMRGTFVRAGTQTSYIGVIFNPRLTEENAHFQRAVLRAISVEFENLKDCAWTCRAYDGFRELRSGLSVRQSSACRPLINDLKNYPFAGFIQMLGRGVGRKISGILKNLPAACSGSPLAPLADVALDYEGFGRGSVEYLAGRGLKKIAYFRVGKDDVNDALDVKGVESAARRLEIPKVAVRQMQYDDRETCLQKPAYENMLELMREWGRRKEWPEGLIVSDDIAMYGVAMALAQRGESAIRRLTVVAMANKGINLWYGLPIVRNEFAPDEVARGLIRILSLRIHRKPLPELPVKIPCKLP; translated from the coding sequence GTGAAAATTGATCTCCAGGTGCAGGCGGCGGATCCGGTTCATGTGCAGATTGAGCGCGTTTTGCGGCGGAGAATTCAGAAGGGCGAGCTGGCGCCGCGCCAGCGTTTGCCCTCCACCGATGAACTTGTCAGCCGGTGGCGCGTCAGCCGCGACGCCGTCCAACGGGCCTTGAGCGCCCTGGCCAGGGACGGCTGGATAGAGCGCAAGCCCATGCGCGGCACCTTTGTAAGGGCCGGGACGCAGACTTCGTACATCGGCGTTATTTTCAATCCGCGCCTGACCGAGGAGAACGCCCATTTCCAGCGCGCCGTTCTTCGCGCCATTTCCGTTGAATTTGAAAACTTGAAGGATTGCGCCTGGACATGCCGGGCATACGATGGGTTCAGGGAATTGAGGTCCGGTTTGTCCGTCCGGCAGTCATCCGCATGCCGGCCGCTGATCAACGACTTGAAAAATTATCCATTTGCCGGTTTTATCCAGATGCTGGGCCGGGGCGTCGGACGAAAGATCTCCGGTATCCTGAAAAATCTGCCCGCGGCGTGTTCCGGTTCGCCGCTGGCCCCCCTGGCCGACGTGGCGCTTGACTATGAGGGGTTTGGCCGGGGAAGCGTGGAATATCTGGCCGGCCGCGGATTGAAAAAAATCGCCTATTTTCGGGTCGGCAAGGATGATGTGAACGACGCCTTGGACGTGAAGGGCGTGGAATCAGCGGCCCGCCGGTTGGAAATACCGAAGGTTGCGGTCCGCCAAATGCAATATGACGACCGCGAAACGTGCCTGCAGAAACCGGCCTATGAAAACATGCTGGAGCTGATGCGGGAATGGGGCCGGCGGAAAGAATGGCCGGAAGGATTGATAGTCTCGGATGATATTGCTATGTATGGGGTGGCCATGGCTCTGGCGCAGAGGGGGGAAAGCGCAATTCGCCGTCTGACGGTGGTTGCGATGGCCAATAAAGGCATCAACCTCTGGTACGGCCTTCCGATTGTCCGCAACGAATTTGCGCCCGATGAAGTGGCGCGCGGGCTGATCCGCATCCTCAGCTTGCGCATTCATAGAAAACCGTTGCCGGAATTGCCGGTTAAAATTCCGTGCAAGTTGCCCTGA